A single region of the Pseudomonadota bacterium genome encodes:
- a CDS encoding ABC transporter substrate-binding protein, whose translation RHPERTVLDLIADDPCSAGCCEDNLVVQQGADGKPVRAIGAMLQETPLVLMTKDDSGIKAIRDLAGRRVAVHADGEHLLRILLHLHDVDVDTVDITVGGWSLDDLTAERFDAVQGYAITEAIALEAHGFSPRLVPLRHPSLAPQSQVIVTTPECLSSHETILRRFLAATAEGWLQVLAQPDEAAAMLAATCAGRTDASKNRRMLAMMAPLVVGAKGPQQICQIDRERWRQNIATYARFGLGARKVDVDNIVDDLFT comes from the coding sequence ACGCCATCCCGAGCGCACGGTCCTCGACCTGATTGCCGACGACCCGTGTTCGGCGGGCTGCTGCGAAGACAATCTCGTGGTCCAACAGGGCGCCGACGGCAAGCCGGTGCGCGCCATCGGCGCCATGTTGCAGGAAACGCCGCTGGTCCTGATGACCAAAGACGACAGCGGCATCAAAGCGATCAGGGATCTCGCAGGCCGCCGCGTCGCCGTGCACGCCGACGGCGAACACCTGCTGCGCATCCTGCTCCACCTCCACGATGTTGACGTCGACACCGTCGACATCACCGTCGGTGGCTGGTCACTCGACGACCTGACAGCCGAACGTTTCGATGCGGTCCAGGGCTACGCCATCACCGAAGCCATCGCCTTGGAGGCACACGGTTTCAGCCCGCGTCTGGTGCCGCTACGCCACCCCTCGCTCGCCCCGCAATCGCAAGTGATCGTCACGACTCCAGAATGTCTCAGCTCCCATGAGACGATCCTGCGGCGATTCCTCGCGGCGACCGCCGAAGGTTGGCTTCAGGTCCTGGCGCAGCCGGACGAGGCAGCCGCCATGCTTGCCGCGACGTGTGCGGGGCGGACCGATGCCAGCAAAAACCGGCGCATGCTCGCCATGATGGCGCCGCTTGTCGTTGGAGCGAAAGGGCCGCAACAGATCTGTCAGATCGATCGGGAACGCTGGCGGCAGAACATCGCGACCTACGCGCGGTTTGGCTTGGGTGCCCGGAAGGTCGACGTCGACAACATCGTCGACGATCTGTTTACCTAG
- a CDS encoding DUF5680 domain-containing protein, protein MNAVPIHGLIDFLVEARRETYAIPHGEKLADGTEQMVWDKGGWSYRDRYAGQNPYGGQELVWCGGRVVWMKNYMATVLADHPPMEAIYAFQRAVLGDPDPDHLMRGPASYVEGAFAYRNDVDGDLLGFSGIETISHDGIDVYRMIFHGGLVGD, encoded by the coding sequence ATGAATGCCGTCCCCATCCACGGCCTCATCGACTTTCTGGTCGAGGCGCGCCGTGAGACCTATGCCATCCCACACGGCGAAAAGCTCGCCGACGGTACCGAGCAGATGGTTTGGGACAAGGGCGGCTGGTCCTACCGGGACCGATACGCCGGTCAAAACCCATATGGCGGCCAAGAACTCGTCTGGTGCGGCGGCCGTGTCGTCTGGATGAAGAACTACATGGCGACCGTCCTGGCCGATCATCCGCCGATGGAGGCGATCTATGCGTTCCAGCGCGCTGTGCTCGGCGATCCCGATCCCGACCACCTAATGCGCGGCCCGGCGTCGTACGTCGAGGGCGCCTTCGCCTATCGCAATGATGTCGACGGCGACCTCCTGGGGTTCAGCGGCATCGAGACGATCAGCCACGACGGTATCGACGTCTACCGCATGATCTTCCACGGCGGCCTGGTCGGAGACTGA